A stretch of the Thiohalospira halophila DSM 15071 genome encodes the following:
- a CDS encoding EAL domain-containing protein, with protein sequence MSEHRDGGQGLLYQVEPIQGLGDLEAATSTPDPQDLRLGQELLYRGQGRYPDEALIKALGQAHLRLDGTLHINLDAARAMAISDELIQRAAERHSLVVEWVAAEQSTSSRMTSLIGSRMDAWRRFGVRIAIDDWDDSAEGDARYHAVDNAPDIVKVDGPLFRQALEGDREKRRRLITFLDRVRQEGEEILRVAEWVEQATELEVALAMGANAAQGYAFRSARIWIPENRNQESRNGSEE encoded by the coding sequence GTGAGTGAGCACAGAGATGGTGGGCAGGGTCTCCTGTACCAGGTGGAGCCTATCCAGGGGCTCGGGGATCTGGAGGCGGCTACGTCCACTCCGGACCCCCAGGACCTGCGGCTCGGGCAGGAGCTCCTCTACCGCGGCCAGGGCCGCTACCCCGATGAGGCGCTCATCAAGGCGCTGGGCCAGGCCCATCTGCGTCTGGACGGGACGCTGCATATCAACCTGGATGCCGCCCGGGCCATGGCCATCAGCGACGAGCTCATCCAGCGCGCGGCCGAGCGCCATTCGCTGGTCGTCGAGTGGGTGGCGGCTGAGCAGTCCACCTCCTCCCGCATGACCAGCCTCATCGGCAGCCGCATGGATGCGTGGCGGCGATTCGGGGTCCGGATCGCTATCGACGACTGGGATGATTCGGCCGAGGGGGATGCCCGCTACCACGCCGTGGATAACGCCCCGGACATCGTGAAGGTTGATGGTCCGCTCTTCCGGCAGGCGCTGGAGGGGGACCGAGAGAAGCGACGGCGGCTCATCACCTTCCTGGACCGGGTGCGGCAGGAAGGCGAAGAGATCCTGCGGGTGGCCGAGTGGGTCGAGCAGGCGACGGAGCTGGAGGTGGCGCTGGCGATGGGGGCCAATGCGGCCCAGGGGTATGCCTTTCGCAGCGCCCGGATCTGGATTCCGGAGAACCGTAACCAAGAGAGCCGCAACGGCTCTGAGGAGTAG
- a CDS encoding Dam family site-specific DNA-(adenine-N6)-methyltransferase, with the protein MKWAGNKHRLLDRILPRLPAGHRLIEPFAGAAAVTLAADYPAYRLVDSNPDLIGLFRAVRDGGEAFIEQVRALFADGNDAATYYARREAFNAETDPEARAALFLYLNRHGYNGLCRYNRGGGFNVPFGRYARPYFPETELRGFLRLAWTRGIELAVSDFEAELDGAQPGDVVYCDPPYAPAGEGTGFTDYGPDGFWPADQVRLVAAARRAAARGVPVLLSNHDTEPVRASCAGAAIESFPVARTISRQGTGRRPVDEVLVRFEPASLARAGV; encoded by the coding sequence TTGAAGTGGGCGGGCAACAAGCACCGCCTCCTGGACCGCATCCTGCCGCGGCTGCCGGCCGGCCATCGGCTTATCGAGCCCTTCGCCGGGGCGGCGGCGGTGACCCTGGCCGCCGACTACCCCGCCTACCGGCTGGTGGACAGCAACCCCGACCTCATCGGCCTGTTCCGGGCGGTACGCGACGGCGGCGAGGCCTTCATCGAGCAGGTCCGGGCCCTGTTTGCCGACGGCAACGACGCCGCCACCTACTACGCCCGGCGGGAGGCCTTCAACGCCGAGACCGACCCCGAGGCGCGGGCGGCGCTGTTCCTCTATCTCAACCGCCACGGCTACAACGGCCTCTGCCGCTACAACCGCGGCGGCGGCTTCAACGTCCCCTTCGGACGGTATGCCCGCCCCTACTTCCCCGAGACCGAGCTCCGGGGCTTCCTGCGTCTCGCCTGGACCCGGGGCATCGAGCTCGCGGTGAGTGATTTCGAGGCCGAGCTCGACGGCGCCCAGCCAGGGGATGTCGTCTACTGCGACCCGCCCTATGCACCCGCGGGCGAGGGGACGGGGTTCACCGACTACGGCCCCGACGGCTTCTGGCCGGCCGATCAGGTTCGCCTGGTCGCCGCGGCCCGGCGGGCGGCGGCGCGGGGTGTGCCGGTCCTGCTGTCCAACCACGACACCGAGCCTGTGCGGGCGAGCTGCGCCGGCGCGGCCATCGAGTCGTTCCCGGTGGCCCGGACCATCAGCCGGCAGGGCACCGGGCGCCGGCCGGTGGACGAGGTCCTGGTGCGGTTCGAGCCCGCTTCCCTGGCCAGGGCCGGGGTGTAA
- a CDS encoding uracil-DNA glycosylase has product MPDASDPQTCRRCRLAEGRSRVVLPDGARGGVMAVGEAPGAEEDQHGVGFFGLAGRNLDAAFAEAGVARTGYARANVVRCRPPENRSPRADEVAACSEWLLEAIEAFEPRVLLAVGRTAADHLLGIGRGKYLWAVEDSVSRVEREIMGEGVGEVDLHGPTGLPVVMMPHTSPLAWNRAYADRQGRCPRIRSLGERAVRAAVELAHECRGYERREVEND; this is encoded by the coding sequence ATGCCTGACGCCAGCGATCCTCAGACCTGCCGGCGCTGCCGCCTGGCTGAAGGTCGGAGCCGGGTGGTCCTTCCGGACGGGGCCCGTGGTGGCGTGATGGCCGTCGGTGAGGCCCCGGGCGCGGAGGAAGATCAGCACGGCGTGGGCTTCTTCGGCCTGGCTGGCCGCAACCTGGACGCGGCCTTCGCCGAGGCGGGGGTGGCCCGCACCGGCTACGCCCGCGCCAATGTCGTGCGCTGCCGGCCACCGGAGAATCGATCACCCCGGGCCGACGAGGTCGCCGCTTGTTCGGAGTGGCTGCTGGAGGCCATCGAAGCCTTTGAACCCCGAGTGCTGCTGGCCGTGGGGCGCACGGCCGCCGACCACCTCCTGGGAATCGGGCGAGGCAAGTACCTGTGGGCCGTGGAGGACTCGGTGAGCCGGGTCGAGCGCGAGATCATGGGGGAGGGGGTCGGTGAGGTGGACCTGCACGGCCCTACCGGCCTGCCCGTGGTGATGATGCCGCACACCTCGCCGCTGGCCTGGAACCGGGCCTATGCCGACCGGCAGGGGCGCTGCCCGCGTATCCGGTCCCTGGGAGAGCGGGCGGTGCGGGCGGCGGTAGAGTTGGCCCACGAGTGCCGCGGTTACGAACGGCGGGAGGTTGAAAACGACTGA
- a CDS encoding ATP-dependent helicase: MSDDDIGALMADYGLTEEQAGAVAEQEDTLLLACPGSGKTRTLVARAVERVRAERRVVLVTFTRAAAGEMQERIWPQLDREQRRSIAVGTFDGLVARQARRHLQPARPPSVMERNHLINQTLAAEVANGLTFRDAESLIEEANRRRFPAQAGDQASQLWQVYADLMRAEGLMDFADTARAVLDAMSEGAIRPFGADELLVDEFQDADTLQLDWVRAHALNGTTVMAVGDDDQSIYGWRAAMGAPGMKALEDDLGARRLCLTQCYRCPPEVLEPAVTLVDRNRDRLDKAVVSRMDPGRGEVAVRYAGSTEDELSVLSDELPRLVGPDETVGVLARTNRIADDAEMALSAMGWKLRRLGGRSIWETEGAGLVTALVEAITGAEEVGLRGLGTVGRWLNLPGSSIEAARRRLAAPERAGDDPANDLEDLVDAIRGRWRLQAAEEPDRVLHGLREWLQLQSTGSKGPSYTVVTAQGLLDALLGKEGTLRARFDRAQRAGARSDPDTDEEGETRLTVATLHSAKGLEFDVVWIFAVDAERVPHKDAADIEEERRLLYVGMTRAQRVLRLSTSAPSPFLRETGL; this comes from the coding sequence ATGTCCGACGACGACATTGGGGCCCTGATGGCCGATTACGGCCTGACCGAGGAGCAGGCCGGGGCCGTGGCGGAGCAGGAGGATACCCTGCTGCTGGCCTGTCCTGGCTCGGGCAAGACCCGGACGCTGGTGGCGCGCGCGGTGGAGCGGGTCCGGGCTGAGCGCCGGGTGGTCCTGGTCACCTTCACCCGGGCGGCGGCCGGGGAGATGCAGGAACGGATCTGGCCTCAGCTCGACCGCGAGCAGCGGCGCTCGATTGCCGTGGGCACCTTCGATGGTCTGGTCGCACGGCAGGCGCGGCGCCACCTCCAGCCGGCCCGGCCGCCGAGCGTCATGGAGCGCAACCACCTCATCAACCAGACGCTGGCGGCCGAGGTGGCGAACGGGCTGACCTTCCGGGATGCCGAGAGCCTCATCGAGGAGGCCAACCGGCGACGGTTCCCGGCTCAAGCCGGGGACCAGGCGTCGCAGCTGTGGCAGGTGTACGCCGATCTCATGCGGGCCGAGGGCCTGATGGACTTCGCCGACACCGCCCGAGCCGTGCTCGATGCCATGTCCGAGGGGGCCATCCGGCCCTTCGGGGCTGACGAGCTACTGGTGGACGAGTTCCAGGACGCCGACACCCTCCAGCTGGATTGGGTGCGGGCGCACGCCCTCAACGGCACGACCGTCATGGCGGTGGGGGACGATGACCAGTCCATCTACGGCTGGCGCGCGGCGATGGGCGCCCCGGGCATGAAGGCCCTGGAGGACGACCTGGGGGCGCGGCGTCTGTGCCTGACCCAGTGCTATCGCTGTCCACCGGAGGTCCTGGAGCCGGCGGTGACCCTCGTGGACCGCAATCGGGACCGCTTGGACAAGGCCGTGGTGTCGCGCATGGACCCCGGCCGCGGGGAGGTGGCGGTGCGGTACGCCGGCAGCACCGAAGATGAGCTCTCGGTCCTCTCGGACGAGCTTCCACGACTGGTGGGTCCCGACGAGACGGTGGGGGTGCTTGCCCGCACCAACCGCATTGCCGACGACGCGGAGATGGCGCTGTCGGCCATGGGCTGGAAGCTCCGTCGGCTGGGTGGGCGGTCCATCTGGGAGACCGAGGGTGCGGGGCTGGTCACGGCCCTGGTGGAGGCCATCACCGGGGCGGAGGAGGTCGGGCTTCGCGGGCTCGGGACCGTGGGCCGCTGGCTCAACCTGCCGGGCAGTTCCATTGAGGCAGCGCGCCGGCGCCTGGCCGCGCCGGAGCGGGCCGGGGATGATCCGGCCAATGACCTCGAAGACCTCGTGGATGCCATCCGGGGGCGATGGCGACTCCAGGCTGCCGAGGAGCCCGACCGGGTCCTGCATGGACTCCGGGAGTGGCTGCAGCTGCAGTCCACCGGCTCCAAGGGCCCTTCCTACACCGTGGTTACCGCCCAGGGGCTGTTAGATGCCCTGCTGGGCAAGGAGGGCACGCTGCGGGCTCGATTCGACCGGGCCCAGCGCGCCGGCGCTCGGTCCGATCCGGACACCGACGAGGAGGGCGAGACGCGGCTGACGGTGGCCACCCTCCACAGCGCGAAGGGGCTGGAGTTCGACGTGGTCTGGATCTTCGCCGTCGATGCCGAGCGGGTCCCCCACAAGGACGCCGCGGACATCGAGGAGGAGCGCCGGCTGCTCTATGTCGGCATGACCCGGGCCCAGAGGGTTCTGCGTCTGTCTACCTCCGCCCCGTCGCCCTTCCTGCGCGAGACCGGCCTATAA
- the mobI gene encoding conjugative transfer protein MobI(A/C), whose product MDGRAEDWVEAELERAYRVAHQIALDYYEVLEGANDRAKETGGTLNKTTVRVRRRHNSLYIEWVRIYFYRKSDGGLGRSSKTIRKGRGTQEYALATLLKSTPDPEVQRAIGEAEEQFAVLRRQARTLVETRKWLRRAEEARSAIADLAARHAVDQEDNALELEDEGHG is encoded by the coding sequence ATGGATGGAAGAGCGGAAGACTGGGTGGAGGCGGAGCTGGAGCGGGCGTACCGCGTGGCGCACCAGATCGCGCTGGATTACTACGAGGTGCTGGAGGGGGCGAACGACCGAGCGAAGGAGACGGGTGGGACCCTGAACAAGACCACCGTCCGCGTGCGACGGCGGCACAACTCCCTCTACATCGAGTGGGTGCGGATCTACTTCTACCGGAAGAGTGACGGGGGGCTGGGCCGGAGCTCGAAAACCATACGTAAGGGGCGGGGCACGCAGGAGTACGCCTTGGCGACGCTCTTGAAGTCCACGCCGGACCCCGAGGTGCAGCGGGCGATAGGCGAGGCGGAGGAGCAGTTCGCGGTGCTGCGGAGGCAGGCGCGCACGCTGGTGGAGACCCGGAAGTGGTTGCGGCGGGCGGAGGAGGCCCGGTCGGCCATCGCGGACCTGGCAGCGAGGCATGCCGTGGACCAGGAGGATAACGCGCTGGAGCTGGAGGACGAGGGCCATGGCTAA
- a CDS encoding DsbC family protein codes for MNKKLVQGVSLGLVAGAVAGVLVAKNAGPMGQWVPASGAGTADSAASSPAPQDGAAPTNPGALPAVFEGVDIGKDQVIAEFETAVPQLRGYILQRAENRVPMAVYVTPDRKHMIAGAMIDENGDSMTAQHYQRHSGYTKDELAALANNQGSSDKGGSPAGSTEEVLAGLKDATLVTQGSGGAEMYVLMDVDCPYCKRLYHTVSSLRDEVTVNWVMVGYRGPRAQQTAAKILGHDDPASALDQVMADRQALADYEGATAMEAVEENTEAAQKLGLRGTPHGVVLPADGGEAQRLRGAAPESRLRQMMGL; via the coding sequence ATGAACAAGAAGCTCGTGCAAGGCGTGAGTCTGGGGCTGGTCGCCGGGGCCGTTGCAGGCGTGCTGGTGGCCAAGAATGCCGGGCCCATGGGGCAGTGGGTGCCCGCCTCCGGGGCGGGGACCGCGGACAGTGCGGCCTCGTCCCCAGCTCCCCAGGACGGCGCGGCCCCGACCAACCCCGGTGCGCTGCCTGCGGTCTTTGAGGGCGTCGATATCGGCAAGGACCAGGTCATCGCCGAGTTCGAGACTGCGGTCCCCCAGCTTCGCGGCTATATCCTCCAACGCGCCGAGAACCGGGTTCCCATGGCGGTCTACGTGACGCCGGATCGCAAGCACATGATCGCCGGCGCGATGATCGACGAAAACGGGGACTCGATGACCGCCCAGCATTATCAGCGGCACTCCGGGTACACGAAGGACGAGCTGGCCGCCCTGGCGAACAACCAAGGGTCGTCGGACAAGGGCGGCAGCCCGGCCGGGAGTACCGAGGAGGTGCTGGCCGGCCTGAAGGACGCCACGCTCGTCACCCAGGGGTCCGGCGGGGCCGAGATGTACGTCCTCATGGATGTCGATTGCCCCTACTGCAAACGGCTCTACCACACCGTGTCGTCGCTCCGGGACGAGGTGACCGTGAACTGGGTCATGGTGGGCTACCGCGGCCCGCGCGCGCAGCAGACGGCCGCGAAGATCCTCGGCCATGACGACCCGGCATCTGCCCTGGACCAGGTCATGGCGGATCGCCAGGCGCTGGCCGACTACGAGGGCGCGACGGCAATGGAGGCGGTCGAGGAGAACACGGAGGCCGCGCAAAAGCTGGGGCTTCGTGGGACGCCGCACGGTGTGGTGCTTCCTGCCGACGGTGGTGAGGCCCAGCGCCTGCGTGGCGCGGCGCCGGAATCCCGGCTGCGCCAGATGATGGGGCTGTAA
- a CDS encoding HNH endonuclease: protein MAASPGALAHGGGLDDRGCHNESATGEYHCHRGPLDGQIFPSKGAATAALEGENSGTSAPGSARSEYNRDAYGDWADLDGDCQDTRDEVLLAQGEDVELGPRGCEVVSGRWEGPYTGGTFRDPSNLHIDHVVPLKEAHVSGAAAWPEEKKRQFANDPDNLLAVEAGANMSKGSRGPAEWMPDTGECVYLARWIEVKEEWELDMDRQERRFIKAADCR, encoded by the coding sequence TTGGCCGCATCCCCAGGCGCCCTCGCCCACGGCGGCGGCCTAGACGACCGTGGCTGCCACAACGAATCCGCAACCGGCGAGTACCACTGCCATCGTGGTCCGCTAGATGGACAGATCTTCCCCTCCAAGGGGGCGGCCACAGCTGCCCTTGAAGGCGAGAACAGCGGGACCAGCGCCCCCGGCTCCGCCCGCTCTGAGTACAACCGCGACGCCTACGGCGACTGGGCTGACCTCGACGGCGACTGCCAAGACACTCGCGACGAGGTGCTGCTGGCCCAGGGCGAGGACGTGGAGCTAGGTCCGCGAGGGTGTGAAGTCGTATCGGGACGCTGGGAGGGGCCTTACACCGGCGGGACCTTCCGGGACCCCAGCAATCTGCACATTGACCACGTCGTCCCACTGAAAGAGGCCCATGTCTCCGGCGCCGCCGCTTGGCCGGAAGAGAAGAAGCGCCAATTTGCCAACGACCCCGACAACCTCCTGGCCGTGGAAGCCGGCGCGAACATGTCCAAGGGCAGCCGCGGGCCGGCCGAGTGGATGCCGGACACCGGGGAATGCGTCTACCTGGCGCGGTGGATCGAGGTGAAGGAGGAATGGGAGCTGGATATGGACCGCCAGGAGCGCCGGTTCATCAAGGCCGCAGACTGCCGGTAA
- a CDS encoding SOS response-associated peptidase, translating into MCGRYSRSRPLKVIAQLWLPEALRTVPAKDPGPHYNIPPGVDIPVFRSDEEGRAELAMPRWGFRPRWADESAPKPINARSEKVATSPWFQEAFAHRRCLVPADGWFEWREGPSSKQPYYITLAEEDPDPGMLFAGIWEPTPDGERAVCAILTQPARGPLTQIHPRQPVVLDPESRRDWLDPERVDREAVREAARPLDVERLRSWPVSTRVNRPAHDEPAVREAVEV; encoded by the coding sequence ATGTGCGGACGCTATAGCCGTTCTCGGCCCCTGAAGGTCATCGCCCAGCTCTGGCTGCCCGAGGCCCTGCGGACGGTGCCTGCCAAGGATCCGGGCCCGCATTACAACATCCCCCCAGGCGTGGACATCCCCGTGTTCCGGTCGGACGAAGAAGGCCGGGCCGAGCTGGCGATGCCTAGGTGGGGATTCCGGCCACGGTGGGCCGATGAGTCCGCCCCCAAGCCCATCAATGCCCGCTCCGAGAAGGTGGCCACGTCCCCCTGGTTTCAGGAGGCGTTCGCCCACCGCCGCTGCCTGGTGCCGGCGGACGGCTGGTTCGAGTGGCGGGAGGGGCCAAGCAGCAAACAGCCGTACTACATCACGCTGGCCGAGGAGGATCCGGATCCCGGGATGCTCTTTGCGGGGATCTGGGAGCCCACGCCGGACGGCGAGCGGGCGGTATGTGCCATCCTCACCCAGCCTGCGCGGGGACCACTGACCCAGATCCATCCTCGCCAGCCGGTGGTACTAGACCCGGAGTCCCGCCGGGACTGGCTGGACCCGGAGCGAGTGGATCGGGAGGCAGTGCGAGAAGCGGCCCGGCCGCTGGATGTGGAACGCTTGCGCTCCTGGCCGGTCTCGACCCGGGTAAATCGGCCGGCACACGATGAGCCGGCCGTGAGGGAGGCGGTAGAGGTGTGA
- a CDS encoding DUF1643 domain-containing protein — translation MSKKTASPFAHARKFVLPACVHTAGAVWSPDGSHRYALWRVWGNPHRGSLLCVIAMNPSSADEWYDDATVQRATGMAMRKGYDGILVLNVWSIRGSRPAEALYGPWEPNGPDNDAWLRFFAERGLLLLPDGLEAFIGCFVLACGNRGSKDGRAVYVANMLAEHRDVYCFGTTKRGLPRHPGRLAYATPLILYQPATIL, via the coding sequence ATGTCCAAGAAAACCGCATCCCCCTTCGCCCACGCCCGCAAGTTCGTGCTTCCAGCGTGCGTACATACGGCTGGCGCCGTGTGGAGTCCGGACGGAAGCCATCGCTACGCTCTCTGGCGGGTGTGGGGGAACCCGCACAGGGGCTCACTCCTTTGCGTCATCGCGATGAACCCAAGTAGCGCTGATGAGTGGTACGACGATGCCACGGTCCAGAGAGCGACCGGTATGGCGATGAGGAAAGGGTACGACGGCATACTCGTTCTCAACGTGTGGTCAATCCGGGGCAGCCGGCCGGCCGAGGCCTTGTACGGCCCTTGGGAGCCTAATGGCCCTGACAATGATGCGTGGCTCCGCTTCTTCGCCGAACGGGGTCTCCTCTTGCTGCCCGATGGACTGGAAGCCTTCATTGGCTGCTTTGTTCTGGCATGCGGAAACCGCGGTTCGAAGGATGGGCGGGCCGTTTACGTAGCCAACATGCTGGCCGAACACAGGGACGTTTACTGCTTCGGCACGACAAAGCGTGGTCTTCCGCGCCATCCAGGGCGGTTGGCGTATGCCACTCCCCTGATCCTCTACCAACCCGCCACGATCCTCTAA
- a CDS encoding HU family DNA-binding protein produces the protein MTEKLKKADLMAAVAERAGVPKAQAEKVSDALLQEVAQALQDDKSINFQGFGTFEVTERAERQGRNPQTGEAVTIPAKRSAKFKPSQALKDL, from the coding sequence ATGACCGAGAAGCTCAAAAAGGCCGATCTGATGGCCGCTGTCGCCGAGCGGGCCGGCGTGCCGAAGGCCCAGGCCGAGAAGGTGAGCGATGCCCTCCTTCAGGAGGTTGCCCAGGCGCTCCAGGACGACAAGAGCATCAACTTCCAGGGCTTCGGCACCTTCGAGGTGACCGAGCGGGCCGAGCGCCAGGGCCGCAACCCGCAGACCGGCGAGGCGGTCACCATCCCGGCGAAGCGGTCCGCCAAGTTCAAGCCATCCCAGGCCCTGAAGGATCTCTGA
- a CDS encoding PH domain-containing protein — translation MAYRAFLALWAGFVVGALCAFWPTWPFTMDALLGYGVLASLSDEHAALLTMAVFGLGGIAMAYALTVIGYRRLASRFYLMPQAISEERGLIARRVSRVELAHIRTVDVRQSVLDRVLGIGSIHFASAGTGADDVTWDSVLDPVATQRAVLQRLRQTEGD, via the coding sequence GTGGCCTACCGGGCCTTCCTGGCGCTTTGGGCCGGCTTCGTGGTGGGGGCGTTGTGTGCCTTCTGGCCGACCTGGCCGTTCACCATGGACGCTTTGCTCGGCTACGGGGTTCTGGCGTCGCTGAGCGACGAGCATGCCGCTCTGCTGACCATGGCCGTGTTCGGGCTCGGGGGTATCGCCATGGCCTACGCGCTGACGGTCATCGGGTACCGCCGGCTGGCGAGCCGGTTCTACCTCATGCCGCAGGCCATTTCCGAGGAGCGCGGCCTCATTGCCCGCCGGGTCTCCCGGGTGGAGCTCGCCCACATCCGCACGGTCGATGTTCGGCAGTCCGTCCTCGACCGTGTACTGGGGATCGGGTCGATCCACTTCGCCTCCGCCGGCACCGGCGCGGACGACGTGACCTGGGATTCCGTGCTCGATCCGGTAGCGACTCAGCGTGCGGTCCTGCAGCGTCTTCGTCAGACGGAGGGCGACTGA